Proteins encoded by one window of Cucurbita pepo subsp. pepo cultivar mu-cu-16 chromosome LG14, ASM280686v2, whole genome shotgun sequence:
- the LOC111809696 gene encoding 60S ribosomal protein L27-2-like translates to MVKFLKQNKAVIVLQGRYAGRKAVIIRAFDDGTRDRAYGHCLVAGIKKYPAKVIRKDSSKKTAKKSRVKAFIKLVNYRHLMPTRYTLDVDLKDVVTIDSLQSKDKKVTAAKETKKRFEERFKTGKNRWFFTKLRF, encoded by the coding sequence ATGGTGAAGTTCCTCAAGCAGAACAAAGCTGTGATCGTCCTTCAAGGTCGTTACGCCGGCCGGAAAGCGGTCATCATTCGCGCGTTCGACGATGGAACGCGGGATCGGGCTTATGGCCACTGCTTGGTTGCCGGAATAAAAAAGTATCCTGCCAAGGTCATCCGCAAGGACTCCTCCAAGAAGACCGCTAAGAAATCCCGAGTCAAGGCCTTCATCAAGCTCGTCAATTACAGGCACCTGATGCCCACCAGGTACACTCTTGATGTCGATCTTAAAGACGTCGTCACTATCGATTCATTGCAATCCAAGGACAAGAAGGTCACCGCCGCTAAGGAGACCAAGAAGAGGTTCGAGGAGAGGTTTAAGACCGGAAAGAACAGGTggtttttcaccaagctcAGGTTCTGA
- the LOC111810395 gene encoding intracellular protein transport protein USO1-like, with translation MEVAPQSSEVPITKVADDSGNDAIGDKVTNGDVTQVGKDIKSEEEDNALGGEFIKVEKEPLEAKDTHPAKTVSAEEDKPTIVERSSSNSSRELLEAQEKSRDLELEIERLAGSLKHLESENSRLQDEVSLTKEKLEASEKKFEVLELDHKKSKEQIVESEDKYSSQLNSLQEALQAQEAKNKELIAVKEAFDSLTNDFENSRKQIQELEQKLKISGDETLKFEELHKQSGLNAESEAKKALEFERLLESERLSAKEREDQISSLQEKIKDLNDEIAESQKVKEELRTTATELFAVQGDLELSKSQVLDLEKKLSTKEGLVEELTQELDARRASESKIKEDISAVESQFASSKEDLRVKVSELEEIRLKLQEESNQKESAESALRILEAQISDTQKELSAAIKDKEELEVTVADLSSNAKQMKDLCNSLEEKLKLSDENFGKADSLLSQALSNNKELEQKLKSLEDLHNETGIVAQSATQKNRELEEIVRSSTASSEDAKSQLRELETRFIAAEQKNVELEQQLNLLQLKNDDVEREATELSEKIKELSTKLIEIEQEKQQLNEQKQEYQDKVLQLESAIQQSTLQHEELEKELKTTIGKCSEYEERANMNHHRSIELEELILTSHNKIEVADKRASELELLLETEKYRIQELEEQINTLEKKCGEAEAETKKNFDQASVLASEMKSYEEKVASLETKLHVANVKEKELNESLDIATEEKKKLEDALNLSSSRLAESESLVEVLRNDLNDTQKRLESIENDLQATGFRETEVLEKLKSAEEKLEHQLRSIEETTARNTELQSLHDSLAKDSETKMLEAVAKFTNKESEASSLVEKINVLEEQIKAYEDQISETNERSAALKEGLEQTLTKLSSLESTNGELKKYSLEVENKVSQISSENELLVDTNIQLKTKLNELQELLSSALSEKETSYQQLASHKSSIAELTEKHSRAIEFQSVTEARQVETDQKLQEAIQKFDQRNLEAEELSGKLKIAENEIKLFESKTLEASAEAEAHKIQLEESLLKVKQLESMVEELQTKKVDAEQESAGLNEAKLKLTQELALIESNLSDLQNKLSAANTERDETTERLQAAEKTVNELKSQLSSEEQRLQSQIASIMEDNDVLNETYQKTKNEFQSEILKLEGKLKEQSKVEESLRSEIENLKAEIAENNGLKIRQKELEDEVQSVRSIWGKGIKYSWFSIFLFQSFSLKPLKLVFYYFFFQISXGKSL, from the exons ATGGAAGTCGCACCTCAGAGTTCGGAAGTCCCAATTACAAAGGTGGCTGACGATTCTGGAAATGATGCCATTGGTGATAAG GTCACGAATGGGGATGTAACTCAAGTAGGAAAAGATATTAAGAGCGAAGAGGAGGACAATGCTCTGGGCGGTGAGTTCATAAAAGTAGAAAAGGAGCCTCTGGAGGCGAAGGATACTCATCCAGCCAAAACAGTATCCGCAGAGGAGGATAAACCAACTATTGTTGAAAGAAGTTCAAGCAATTCAAGCAGAGAATTATTGGAGGCCCAAGAGAAGTCAAGAGATCTTGAGCTTGAAATTGAGAGATTAGCTGGAAGTTTGAAGCATTTAGAGTCAGAGAATTCAAGGCTACAGGATGAGGTATCACTCACGAAGGAGAAGCTTGAGGCAAGTGAAAAGAAGTTTGAAGTGCTTGAACTCGATCACAAGAAATCGAAAGAGCAGATTGTTGAATCTGAAGATAAATATAGTTCGCAGCTCAACAGTTTGCAAGAGGCACTGCAAGCTCAAGAAGCGAAGAACAAGGAGTTGATAGCGGTGAAAGAAGCATTTGATAGTTTGACAAATGATTTTGAGAATTCCCGCAAGCAGATTCAAGAGTTGGAACAAAAACTGAAGATCTCTGGTGAtgaaactttgaaatttgaggAGCTTCACAAACAAAGTGGCTTGAATGCTGAATCTGAGGCTAAAAAAGCATTAGAATTTGAGAGGCTTCTTGAATCAGAAAGACTGAGtgcaaaagaaagagaagatcaAATCTCTTCCCTGCAAGAAAAAATCAAGGACTTAAATGACGAGATTGCTGAAAGCCAAAAGGTAAAAGAAGAACTTAGAACTACAGCAACTGAGCTTTTTGCTGTCCAGGGAGATCTAGAGCTTTCAAAATCTCAAGTGCTAGACTTGGAGAAGAAACTTTCTACGAAGGAAGGTTTGGTTGAAGAACTAACTCAAGAACTGGACGCACGAAGGGCTTCCGAATCTAAGATCAAGGAAGATATCTCAGCCGTTGAAAGCCAGTTTGCTTCATCTAAAGAGGATCTTCGTGTAAAGGTTTCTGAACTGGAAGAAATAAGATTGAAGCTTCAGGAAGAAAGTAACCAAAAAGAATCTGCTGAATCTGCTCTAAGAATTCTGGAAGCACAAATCTCTGATACCCAAAAGGAACTTTCAGCAGCTATCAAAGATAAAGAAGAGCTTGAAGTGACTGTAGCAGATCTCTCTAGCAATgccaaacaaatgaaagatttatgCAACAGTCTAGAGGAAAAACTGAAGCTTTCTGATGAGAATTTTGGAAAAGCTGATTCTCTTTTATCTCAAGCTCTGTCCAACAATAAGGAGCTGGAACAGAAGTTGAAAAGTTTAGAGGATCTCCATAATGAAACTGGAATTGTCGCTCAATCTGCCACTCAGAAGAATCGTGAACTTGAGGAAATTGTCCGATCTTCAACTGCCTCATCGGAAGATGCAAAATCGCAATTAAGAGAACTCGAGACTCGATTTATAGCAGCCGAACAAAAGAATGTGGAGCTTGAACAACAGCTAAATTTGTTACAATTGAAAAACGATGACGTCGAGAGGGAAGCGACTGAATTAtctgagaaaataaaagaacttaGTACAAAGTTGATCGAGATTGAGCAGGAAAAGCAGCAACTGAATGAACAAAAGCAGGAATACCAGGATAAGGTACTGCAACTGGAATCTGCAATACAGCAGTCGACGTTGCAGCACGAGGAATTGGAGAAGGAGCTGAAAACCACAATTGGGAAATGTTCTGAATACGAGGAACGAGCAAACATGAATCACCACCGTAGCATTGAACTTGAAGAACTGATCCTGACATCTCataacaaaattgaagttgCAGATAAAAGGGCAAGTGAGTTGGAGTTGTTGCTTGAAACAGAAAAGTACAGAATTCAGGAGCttgaagaacaaataaatacTTTAGAAAAGAAATGTGGGGAAGCTGAAGCAGAAACCAAGAAGAACTTTGACCAGGCATCTGTCTTGGCTTCTGAAATG AAGTCCTATGAAGAAAAAGTAGCAAGCCTTGAGACTAAATTGCATGTTGCCAACgtaaaggaaaaggaattaAATGAATCTCTGGATATAGCGacagaagagaagaaaaaattggaagATGCACTGAACTTATCTAGCAGTAGGCTAGCTGAATCAGAAAGTTTGGTCGAAGTTCTAAGGAACGATCTGAATGATACCCAAAAGAGACTCGAAAGTATAGAGAACGATCTCCAGGCTACTGGATTCAGAGAGACTGAGGTGCTGGAAAAGCTGAAATCTGCGGAGGAGAAACTCGAACACCAATTACGATCAATAGAGGAAACTACTGCAAGAAACACGGAACTTCAGTCGTTACATGACTCATTAGCCAAGGATTCAGAAACTAAAATGCTGGAAGCAGTAgcaaagttcacaaacaaagAATCTGAGGCTAGCTCTCTAGTGGAGAAAATTAATGTTCttgaagaacaaataaaaGCTTATGAGGATCAGATATCTGAAACCAATGAAAGATCTGCAGCTTTAAAAGAAGGATTGGAACAGACTTTGACGAAATTGAGTTCTTTGGAGAGTACAAATGGTGAACTCAAAAAGTATAGTTTGGAAGTTGAAAATAAAGTTTCTCAGATTTCGTCCGAGAACGAACTCTTAGTCGATACAAACATTCAACTCAAAACAAAGCTTAATGAACTTCAGGAGTTATTGAGCTCTGCACTTTCTGAAAAGGAAACTTCTTATCAACAGCTCGCTTCTCATAAGAGCTCTATTGCTGAATTAACCGAAAAGCACTCGAGAGCCATCGAGTTCCAGTCTGTAACCGAAGCTCGCCAAGTCGAGACAGATCAGAAATTGCAGGAAGCCATTCAAAAGTTCGATCAGAGAAATTTGGAGGCTGAGGAATTGAGTGGGAAACTAAAAATAGCAGAGAACGAGATAAAATTGTTTGAATCCAAGACTTTGGAAGCTTCTGCAGAAGCTGAAGCTCACAAGATTCAGCTAGAAGAGAGTCTTTTGAAAGTAAAACAACTAGAAAGCATGGTAGAAGAGCTGCAAACCAAGAAAGTTGATGCTGAACAGGAGAGTGCAGGGCTAAATGAGGCTAAATTGAAGCTTACTCAAGAACTGGCCTTAATCGAATCGAATTTGAGTGATCTCCAAAACAAGTTATCTGCCGCAAATACTGAAAGGGATGAAACTACTGAACGACTCCAGGCTGCAGAGAAGACTGTAAATGAGTTGAAATCACAGCTCTCTTCTGAAGAACAGAGGCTACAGTCTCAG ATCGCTTCAATTATGGAAGACAACGACGTCCTCAATGAAACATACCAGAAGACCAAAAACGAATTCCAGTCAGAGATATTAAAGCTGGaaggaaaattgaaagaacaGAGCAAAGTAGAAGAATCATTAAGATCTGAAATTGAAAATCTCAAGGCAGAGATCGCAGAGAATAATGGTTTAAAAATACGCCAAAAGGAGCTTGAAGATGAG GTTCAAAGTGTCCGATCAATCTGGGGAAAAGGTATTAAATATTCGTGGTtttcgatttttcttttccaatctttttctttgaagcCTTTAAAGttggttttttattattttttttttcaaatttcttNGGGGAAAAG cCTTTAA